In one window of Nitrospiraceae bacterium DNA:
- the galU gene encoding UTP--glucose-1-phosphate uridylyltransferase GalU: protein MARTDVRKAIIPAAGLGTRFLPATKASPKEMLPLVDKPLIQYVVEEAVASGIEDIIVITGRGKRAIEDHFDRSLELEENLKGSGKAQVLNQIRHISNLANFCYVRQSEALGLGHAVLCAQHLIGDEPFAVILGDEIIDAPVPGLAQLIHIYKKRKGAVLGVQEVPHQEVSRYGIVSARRMGTGLHRVSDLVEKPAPADAPSNLAVIGRYVLPPEIFPILRKTPPGKNGEIQLTDALRQLVRQAPMFAHEVQGQRHDAGDKLGFLIATVEFALKNPSLGPAFGDYLQQRLRSSVAENRRRTNGRANQARERASS from the coding sequence ATGGCACGTACAGACGTTCGGAAAGCTATCATCCCCGCAGCCGGTCTTGGCACACGATTTCTTCCCGCCACGAAAGCTTCTCCAAAAGAGATGCTGCCGTTGGTCGACAAGCCCCTCATTCAATATGTCGTCGAGGAAGCGGTCGCGTCGGGCATCGAAGACATCATCGTCATCACGGGGCGCGGCAAACGCGCCATCGAAGACCACTTCGACCGCTCGCTCGAACTGGAAGAAAATCTCAAAGGCAGCGGGAAGGCGCAGGTTCTCAACCAGATTCGGCACATTTCGAATCTCGCCAACTTTTGTTACGTCCGGCAATCGGAAGCGTTGGGCCTGGGGCATGCCGTCTTGTGCGCCCAACACCTGATCGGCGACGAACCCTTCGCCGTCATTCTCGGCGATGAAATCATCGACGCGCCGGTCCCCGGACTCGCCCAGCTCATCCACATTTACAAGAAACGCAAAGGCGCCGTGCTGGGCGTGCAGGAAGTTCCGCACCAGGAAGTGAGCCGATACGGCATCGTCTCCGCGCGACGAATGGGCACGGGCCTCCACCGTGTCAGCGACCTCGTTGAAAAACCGGCGCCCGCGGACGCACCGTCCAATCTCGCCGTCATCGGAAGGTACGTGTTGCCTCCGGAGATCTTCCCCATTCTGCGCAAGACCCCCCCGGGAAAAAACGGCGAGATCCAGCTGACCGACGCGCTCCGACAGCTCGTGCGGCAGGCCCCGATGTTCGCGCATGAGGTGCAGGGGCAGCGCCACGACGCGGGCGACAAGTTGGGCTTCCTGATCGCAACCGTCGAATTCGCACTCAAGAACCCGTCATTGGGGCCGGCGTTCGGCGACTATCTCCAACAGCGCCTTCGATCCTCGGTCGCCGAAAATCGCCGCAGGACAAACGGCCGGGCGAACCAGGCCCGGGAACGCGCCTCCAGTTAA
- a CDS encoding OmpH family outer membrane protein: protein MLPAHVSLNQSVFLRASLCAVIVAWALVSGGCRSSNVTVPSSVRVGVVDPQRVLNDTNVGKKAKDALASFTKNRQALIEMEEKELRRMEEDFMKQGSVLSPTAKREREEQFRRRMAEYQQKVGDLNREVADKQKEVLDGFRDKLEGISGKVAKRLSLQLVLDRGRGGPTIFFDDTVDVSAQVIEEFNRQYP from the coding sequence ATGCTACCTGCACACGTCAGTCTGAATCAGTCGGTGTTCCTACGGGCTTCACTTTGCGCGGTGATTGTCGCCTGGGCCTTGGTGAGCGGCGGCTGTCGCTCGAGCAATGTCACTGTGCCCTCGTCTGTCCGGGTCGGGGTCGTCGATCCTCAGCGGGTGTTGAACGACACCAACGTCGGCAAGAAGGCGAAGGACGCGCTGGCCTCGTTCACGAAGAACCGGCAGGCGCTGATCGAAATGGAAGAGAAAGAGCTGCGCCGGATGGAAGAAGATTTCATGAAGCAGGGCAGCGTGCTCAGCCCGACCGCGAAGCGCGAGCGAGAGGAGCAATTCCGCCGGCGGATGGCGGAGTATCAGCAGAAGGTCGGGGATCTGAACCGGGAAGTGGCGGATAAGCAGAAGGAAGTGTTGGACGGCTTCCGGGACAAGTTGGAGGGCATCTCGGGCAAGGTCGCGAAGCGCCTGAGCCTGCAACTCGTACTGGATCGGGGCCGGGGTGGGCCGACGATCTTTTTCGACGATACGGTCGATGTGTCGGCTCAAGTGATCGAGGAATTCAATCGGCAGTATCCATGA
- the bamA gene encoding outer membrane protein assembly factor BamA yields MGQTGRTHWVLILISTIVALYAAGAASMLLAEEGASRVASVTIKGNKRIELQAIEGRLTLKANDPYTADALRAQVKILYDTGYFEDVQVETEPGPQGVAIMFVVREKPFITEIVFDGNEELSDDKLKEKVTIKSQTFLDQQQAKESADKVRLAYQEDGYFNCQVVPVIQTVDEDRKRLTFFIKEGTKAKVRAVKFDGMRAATKEEMFKVMATREWIPWYGLVTQLKVPSILSDAGVLKREEVANDIERMREVYLNKGYLNVQIGQPAIELSNDKKWFEVSYTIVEGEPYTVAEIGFRGNTVFEDHELREGLGIKPGEIFQRAKIRGEITRITDLYGAKGYAFADVVPNVNPDNNTKTASILLNVKEGEMMRIREIHINGNDKTRDNVIRRELRLDEQDVIDTLALKRSFQRLNNLNFFETVEILPQQVDADKVDLNVKVKEKPTGQFSIGGGFSTLDKLVAIADITEGNLGGNGWLGRIRGQLGQQRSLGLVTFRNPYVNDSYNALQLDIYRTITNYISYFESKAGASATWSRWLSEYVNGSVSLFAEQITYRDPQEGLCPDVIPLICRQLGNQSSTGIRTSIFRDTRDYYLDPRTGWRMQIGADYGTPALGGTNHFYKMFFDVIKYTPLLYDTRFSIHARYGFTQGLEGKPIPLTERFFVGGINTMRGFVFGRAGPVTPSGSLLGSAKELIFNNDFIFTISSEAKLNGVLFFDYGTGFDDHETVSLNKLRKTVGFEARWISPFGPLRAAYGINLEPRPTERRGVFEFTIGSLF; encoded by the coding sequence GTGGGACAGACGGGACGCACGCACTGGGTGTTGATACTTATATCGACGATTGTAGCGCTCTACGCGGCCGGCGCGGCAAGCATGTTGCTGGCGGAGGAGGGCGCTTCGCGTGTGGCCTCGGTCACGATCAAGGGCAACAAGCGTATCGAACTGCAGGCCATCGAAGGCCGGCTGACGCTGAAGGCGAACGATCCGTACACGGCGGACGCGCTTCGCGCTCAAGTCAAGATCCTCTATGACACGGGCTACTTCGAAGACGTGCAGGTCGAGACCGAGCCGGGGCCTCAAGGCGTCGCGATCATGTTCGTCGTGCGCGAGAAGCCGTTCATCACCGAAATCGTGTTTGATGGGAACGAGGAACTCAGCGACGACAAGCTCAAAGAAAAAGTTACGATCAAGAGCCAGACGTTTCTCGATCAACAGCAGGCGAAAGAAAGCGCGGACAAGGTCCGGCTGGCCTATCAGGAAGACGGATATTTCAATTGCCAGGTCGTGCCGGTTATTCAAACCGTCGATGAGGACCGGAAACGCCTGACCTTCTTCATCAAGGAGGGGACCAAGGCCAAGGTGCGGGCGGTAAAATTCGACGGCATGCGGGCGGCGACCAAGGAAGAAATGTTCAAGGTGATGGCCACCCGCGAGTGGATCCCCTGGTATGGCCTGGTCACGCAGCTGAAGGTTCCGTCGATTCTGTCGGATGCCGGGGTGCTCAAACGGGAAGAGGTGGCCAACGACATCGAGCGTATGCGGGAGGTGTATCTGAACAAAGGCTACTTGAACGTTCAGATCGGCCAGCCTGCGATCGAGTTGAGCAACGACAAGAAGTGGTTCGAGGTCAGTTATACGATCGTCGAGGGTGAACCCTACACGGTGGCCGAGATCGGGTTCCGGGGCAATACGGTCTTTGAGGATCACGAATTACGGGAAGGACTGGGGATCAAGCCGGGCGAGATCTTCCAGCGCGCCAAGATTCGCGGTGAAATCACCCGCATCACCGACCTCTACGGAGCGAAAGGGTATGCGTTTGCGGACGTCGTCCCGAACGTCAATCCAGACAACAACACCAAGACCGCATCGATCCTGCTGAACGTCAAGGAAGGCGAGATGATGCGGATTCGCGAGATCCACATCAACGGCAATGACAAGACCCGCGACAACGTGATCCGGCGGGAACTCCGGCTGGACGAGCAGGATGTGATCGACACGCTGGCTTTGAAGCGAAGCTTCCAGCGTTTGAACAACCTCAACTTCTTCGAGACCGTCGAAATCTTGCCGCAGCAGGTCGATGCCGACAAGGTCGACTTGAACGTGAAGGTGAAAGAAAAGCCGACCGGACAGTTCAGCATCGGCGGCGGGTTCAGTACGCTCGACAAATTGGTGGCGATCGCGGATATCACGGAAGGCAATCTGGGCGGCAACGGGTGGTTGGGGCGTATCCGGGGGCAGTTGGGCCAGCAACGGTCATTGGGGTTGGTGACGTTCCGCAATCCGTACGTGAACGATTCGTACAATGCCTTGCAGCTGGACATCTATCGGACCATTACCAATTATATTTCCTATTTCGAATCCAAGGCGGGCGCCAGCGCAACTTGGAGCCGGTGGTTGTCCGAATATGTGAACGGCAGCGTCAGCCTGTTCGCGGAGCAGATTACCTACAGAGACCCGCAGGAAGGGCTTTGCCCCGACGTCATTCCCTTGATTTGCCGCCAGCTCGGCAATCAGTCCTCCACCGGCATCCGGACGTCGATCTTCCGGGACACCCGCGACTATTACCTCGATCCGCGGACCGGGTGGCGGATGCAAATCGGTGCCGACTACGGCACACCGGCGCTGGGGGGGACGAACCACTTCTATAAGATGTTCTTCGATGTCATTAAGTACACGCCGTTGCTCTATGACACGCGCTTTTCCATCCATGCCCGCTATGGGTTCACGCAAGGGCTCGAGGGGAAACCCATTCCGTTGACCGAGCGTTTCTTTGTCGGCGGCATCAACACGATGCGCGGATTCGTGTTCGGCCGAGCGGGGCCCGTCACGCCGTCGGGCTCATTGCTGGGCTCCGCCAAGGAACTGATCTTCAACAACGACTTCATTTTTACGATCAGTTCCGAGGCCAAGCTCAACGGGGTCCTCTTTTTCGACTATGGGACCGGTTTCGACGACCACGAGACCGTCAGTCTCAACAAGCTTCGGAAAACCGTGGGGTTCGAAGCGCGCTGGATTTCGCCGTTCGGTCCGTTGCGGGCCGCCTACGGCATCAATTTGGAACCACGCCCCACCGAGCGGAGGGGCGTGTTTGAATTTACGATCGGGTCGCTGTTCTGA